In Trifolium pratense cultivar HEN17-A07 linkage group LG7, ARS_RC_1.1, whole genome shotgun sequence, a genomic segment contains:
- the LOC123899978 gene encoding ataxin-10-like, which produces MVGCSGDDAPFLKNPISEETLKLLFDVSNSNSLENSLEILIQTSKSNSGRSNLASKAILPAILNILQSQTSLLDHHILSLCFKLLRNLCAGEILNQNLFLQFDGVVIVVSTILRSEVVSDLMLVRWGLQVLANVSLAGKQYQNAIWEELFPLGFLSLARIGTKEVSDPLCMVIYVCCDGNPQWFRELYSHNGLPVVVEIVRTASSASFGEDWIKLLLSRICLEESQLPVLFSKLQFRDILDCEDTKSRDDQFSTEQVFLLQILSEILNERIGDVTISKDVALFVYGIFNKSIGVLEQAVRGKSGLPSGITAVDALGYSLNMLRDICAHDSMRGNEEDTNDVVNVLLSYGLVDLLLILLGDLEPPAIIRKGIKQSDNQDGASCSSKPCPYKGFRRDIVALIGNCVYRRKHVQDEIRSRNGILLLLQQCVTDEDNPYLREWGLWCVRNILEGNEENQKVVAELQLQGSADVPEISALGLRVDIDPKTRRAKLVNVP; this is translated from the exons ATGGTGGGTTGTAGTGGTGATGATGCACCATTTTTGAAGAACCCCATATCAGAAGAAACCCTAAAGTTACTCTTTGATGTTTCCAACTCCAATAGCTTAGAAAACTCCTTAGAGATTCTCATTCAAACTTCCAAATCCAATTCTGGTCGTTCCAACCTTGCTTCCAAAGCAATTCTCCCTGCAATTCTCAATATACTCCAATCACAGACATCTCTTTTAGATCATCATATTCTATCTCTGTGTTTCAAGCTACTCAGGAACTTGTGTGCCGGAGAAATTCTAAACCAAAAtttgtttcttcaatttgatggagttgttattgttgtttcgacTATTTTGAGGTCAGAGGTTGTTTCTGATCTCATGTTGGTTCGTTGGGGTCTGCAGGTTTTGGCAAATGTTTCTTTGGCTGGGAAACAGTATCAAAATGCTATTTGGGAAGAGTTGTTTCCACTTGGTTTTTTGTCTCTTGCAAGAATTGGAACAAAAGAGGTTTCTGATCCATTGTGTATGGTGATTTACGTATGCTGTGATGGAAATCCTCAATGGTTTAGAGAGCTTTATAGTCACAATGGTTTGCCTGTGGTGGTAGAAATAGTGAGAACTGCTTCTTCTG CTAGTTTTGGCGAGGATTGGATAAAGTTGCTTCTTTCAAGAATTTGCCTTGAAGAATCTCAATTGCCTGTATTGTTTTCTAAATTACAGTTTAGGGATATTCTTGACTGTGAAGATACCAAGTCAAGAGATGACCAGTTTTCAACTGAACAAGTGTTTCTTCTGCAAATACTATCGGAAATTTTGAATGAGCGAATCGGAGATGTTACTATTTCAAAGGATGTTGCATTGTTTGTTTATGgaatattcaataaatctatCGGGGTGCTTGAGCAAGCAGTTAGAGGCAAGTCTGGTCTTCCCAGTGGCATTACTGCAGTCGATGCTCTTGGCTACTCTCTTAATATGTTGAGGGACATCTGTGCTCATGACAGTATGCGAGGTAATGAAGAGGATACAAACGATGTTGTCAATGTGTTATTGTCATATGGCCTCGTTGATTTGCTTTTGATTCTGCTTGGGGACCTTGAACCTCCGGCAATAATCAGGAAAGGAATCAAACAATCTGATAATCAAGACGGTGCTAGTTGTTCCTCGAAACCATGCCCTTACAAGGGGTTTAGGAGAGACATAGTTGCACTTATTGGCAATTGTGTGTATAGAAGAAAGCACGTACAAGATGAAATCAGGAGTAGGAATGGAATTCTACTGCTATTGCAGCAGTGTGTTACCGATGAAGACAATCCTTACCTTAGAGAATGGGGCTTATGGTGTGTTAGGAATATATTGGAGGGCAATGAGGAAAATCAAAAGGTAGTTGCTGAGTTGCAGCTGCAGGGATCTGCTGATGTGCCTGAAATTTCTGCACTTGGTCTTCGCGTCGACATTGATCCAAAAACTAGGCGTGCAAAGCTTGTAAATGTCCCCTGA
- the LOC123897789 gene encoding telomere repeat-binding protein 2-like isoform X2 codes for MVAQNRINYGFNGYQVPKKPRAARSPRKRDTLQRSVENDRMCAIDLLATVAAGTLLQEKQNPIIPSDGSPKKDQHGFVKEEDEDANTPFKAELPNEVSCDKRLQHGFVKEACVDANKPLKAELSDDGSSEKKCFSTLSSQVYDPNFCSKENLHHPEIDGQSCIASIVTSSSCSERFVTDNMVDRKSHSEMKNITSKVELGSSGYPDCNDCNLDVDVSIVKDEVQNSEKVPIGTSVGMCCFEDPVDEKPQVPVNLGGNAKLSGYEDSTPHNSLFKGCDNVTVVGRDDDENFSGCSHPSSKTKTFRSKTCIGDQRIRKRLASKYRKVARESKHDTLSNNVLDRNFNTVYSNRKNSYKRQLSQMNIPFKKRKIFDCSSTSNSNGYIRNDNTYYSTKNDMNQGVSCSSARIRKDPGMSSLEGYHRSALRSRDSHVKLRIKSFRVPELFIEIPETATVASLKKAVMEAVTTLLRGGLRVGMILNGKKLRDDSKTLLQTGISHDNALDALGFTLEPNSSQSLPLTCAKDSLHVPSADMPLSLIGQPSSPAVVRPIQRIQGFCDTEHQVTSLSNIVESEHDSAPSPISTIGEKRLTDSKELVTIPEMDTEGLAVLPVEQKPKRTEMSQRRRIRRPFSVAEVEALVEAVERLGTGRWRDVKLRAFDDAKHRTYVDLKDKWKTLVHTARISPQQRRGEPVPQELLDRVLTAHAYWSQQQQTKQHQLKHHPETCLLL; via the exons ATGGTGGCGCAGAACAGAATAAATTATGGATTTAATGGCTACCAGGTGCCAAAAAAGCCTCGTGCCGCACGATCACCTAGG AAGAGGGATACATTACAAAGAAGTGTGGAAAACGATCGAATGTGCGCGATTGACTTATTGGCCACCGTAGCTGCCGGCACTTTATTGCAAGAGAAACAGAATCCAATCATACCTAGTGATGGATCACCGAAAAAAGATCAGCATGGATTtgttaaagaagaagatgaagatgcaAATACACCATTCAAAGCCGAGCTTCCTAATGAAGTAAGTTGTGACAAAAGGCTTCAACATGGATTTGTTAAGGAAGCGTGTGTGGATGCAAATAAGCCATTGAAAGCCGAGCTCTCTGATGATGGAAGTAGTGAGAAAAAATGTTTCTCTACTCTTTCTTCACAGGTGTACGATCCAAATTTCTGTTCGAAGGAAAATCTGCATCATCCTGAAATCGATGGTCAATCATGCATTGCTTCTATAGTAACAAGTTCTAGTTGCTCGGAGAGGTTTGTTACTGACAATATGGTCGATAGAAAAAGCCATagtgaaatgaaaaatattactaGCAAAGTTGAATTAGGATCTTCTGGATATCCAGATTGTAATGATTGCAACTTAGATGTTGATGTAAGTATAGTAAAGGACGAGGTCCAAAATTCCGAGAAGGTGCCAATCGGTACTTCGGTAGGAATGTGCTGTTTTGAGGATCCCGTGGATGAAAAACCTCAAGTGCCAGTCAATTTAGGTGGCAATGCCAAGTTGTCTGGTTATGAAGATAGCACGCCTCATAACTCTTTGTTCAAAGGTTGCGACAATGTAACAGTAGTTGGTAGAGATGATGACGAAAACTTTTCAGGGTGCTCTCACCCTAGTTCAAAAACAAAGACCTTTAGGTCAAAGACTTGTATAGGTGACCAAAGAATAAGGAAAAGATTGGCTTCTAAATATCGGAAAGTTGCTCGAGAATCAAAGCACGATACACTTTCTAACAATG TACTGGATAGAAATTTCAACACAGTTTACAGCAATAGGAAGAACAGTTATAAACGCCAACTATCTCAAATGAATATTCCTTTCAAGAAGAGGAAGATTTTTGACTGCAGCTCCACTTCAAATTCTAATGGATATATAAGAAATGACAACACTTATTATTCAACCAAGAATGATATGAATCAAGGCGTTTCTTGTTCATCTGCTCGGATACGCAAAG ATCCTGGAATGTCATCCTTGGAAGGATATCATCGTTCAGCATTACGATCTAGAGATTCTCATG TGAAGCTTAGGATCAAATCATTTAGAGTGCCAGAGCTTTTTATTGAGATTCCAGAAACTGCAACCGTCGCGTCCTTGAAG AAAGCAGTGATGGAAGCGGTGACTACTCTACTTCGAGGTGGATTGCGTGTTGGCATGATTCTCAATGGAAAGAAACTTAGAGATGACAGTAAAACTTTACTTCAGACAGGAATTTCTCATGATAATGCGCTGGATGCTTTGGGCTTCACCTTGGAGCCTAATTCTTCTCAAAGCCTACCACTCACATGCGCTAAAGATTCTCTTCATGTTCCGAGTGCGGACATGCCTCTATCTTTAATAGG GCAACCTTCCAGTCCAGCTGTAGTTCGTCCGATTCAGAGGATTCAAGGTTTCTGTGACACCGAGCATCAAGTAACCAGTTTAAGTAACATCGTTGAAAGTGAACACGATTCAGCACCTTCTCCTATAAGCACAATAGGTGAAAAAAGATTGACAGATTCCAAAGAACTTGTTACTATTCCTGAAATGGATACGGAGGGACTAGCTGTGCTACCAGTAGAGCAGAAGCCAAAGCGAACTGAGATGTCACAACGTCGCCGAATTCGTAGGCCTTTTTCTGTTGCCGAAGTGGAAGCACTTGTTGAAGCAGTTGAGAGACTCGGAACTGGAAG GTGGCGTGATGTGAAACTTCGTGCTTTCGATGATGCAAAGCATAGGACATATGTGGATTTGAAG GATAAATGGAAAACATTGGTACACACGGCAAGAATATCTCCTCAACAAAGAAGAGGAGAGCCTGTACCCCAAGAACTTTTGGATAGGGTCCTTACTGCTCATGCATATTGGTCCCAACAGCAACAAACTAAGCAACATCAACTCAAGCATCACCCTGAAACTTGCCTTCTACTTTAA
- the LOC123897789 gene encoding telomere repeat-binding protein 1-like isoform X1, with amino-acid sequence MVAQNRINYGFNGYQVPKKPRAARSPRKRDTLQRSVENDRMCAIDLLATVAAGTLLQEKQNPIIPSDGSPKKDQHGFVKEEDEDANTPFKAELPNEVSCDKRLQHGFVKEACVDANKPLKAELSDDGSSEKKCFSTLSSQVYDPNFCSKENLHHPEIDGQSCIASIVTSSSCSERFVTDNMVDRKSHSEMKNITSKVELGSSGYPDCNDCNLDVDVSIVKDEVQNSEKVPIGTSVGMCCFEDPVDEKPQVPVNLGGNAKLSGYEDSTPHNSLFKGCDNVTVVGRDDDENFSGCSHPSSKTKTFRSKTCIGDQRIRKRLASKYRKVARESKHDTLSNNVLDRNFNTVYSNRKNSYKRQLSQMNIPFKKRKIFDCSSTSNSNGYIRNDNTYYSTKNDMNQGVSCSSARIRKDPGMSSLEGYHRSALRSRDSHVKLRIKSFRVPELFIEIPETATVASLKKAVMEAVTTLLRGGLRVGMILNGKKLRDDSKTLLQTGISHDNALDALGFTLEPNSSQSLPLTCAKDSLHVPSADMPLSLIGQPSSPAVVRPIQRIQGFCDTEHQVTSLSNIVESEHDSAPSPISTIGEKRLTDSKELVTIPEMDTEGLAVLPVEQKPKRTEMSQRRRIRRPFSVAEVEALVEAVERLGTGRWRDVKLRAFDDAKHRTYVDLKCRINGKHWYTRQEYLLNKEEESLYPKNFWIGSLLLMHIGPNSNKLSNINSSITLKLAFYFNIGGC; translated from the exons ATGGTGGCGCAGAACAGAATAAATTATGGATTTAATGGCTACCAGGTGCCAAAAAAGCCTCGTGCCGCACGATCACCTAGG AAGAGGGATACATTACAAAGAAGTGTGGAAAACGATCGAATGTGCGCGATTGACTTATTGGCCACCGTAGCTGCCGGCACTTTATTGCAAGAGAAACAGAATCCAATCATACCTAGTGATGGATCACCGAAAAAAGATCAGCATGGATTtgttaaagaagaagatgaagatgcaAATACACCATTCAAAGCCGAGCTTCCTAATGAAGTAAGTTGTGACAAAAGGCTTCAACATGGATTTGTTAAGGAAGCGTGTGTGGATGCAAATAAGCCATTGAAAGCCGAGCTCTCTGATGATGGAAGTAGTGAGAAAAAATGTTTCTCTACTCTTTCTTCACAGGTGTACGATCCAAATTTCTGTTCGAAGGAAAATCTGCATCATCCTGAAATCGATGGTCAATCATGCATTGCTTCTATAGTAACAAGTTCTAGTTGCTCGGAGAGGTTTGTTACTGACAATATGGTCGATAGAAAAAGCCATagtgaaatgaaaaatattactaGCAAAGTTGAATTAGGATCTTCTGGATATCCAGATTGTAATGATTGCAACTTAGATGTTGATGTAAGTATAGTAAAGGACGAGGTCCAAAATTCCGAGAAGGTGCCAATCGGTACTTCGGTAGGAATGTGCTGTTTTGAGGATCCCGTGGATGAAAAACCTCAAGTGCCAGTCAATTTAGGTGGCAATGCCAAGTTGTCTGGTTATGAAGATAGCACGCCTCATAACTCTTTGTTCAAAGGTTGCGACAATGTAACAGTAGTTGGTAGAGATGATGACGAAAACTTTTCAGGGTGCTCTCACCCTAGTTCAAAAACAAAGACCTTTAGGTCAAAGACTTGTATAGGTGACCAAAGAATAAGGAAAAGATTGGCTTCTAAATATCGGAAAGTTGCTCGAGAATCAAAGCACGATACACTTTCTAACAATG TACTGGATAGAAATTTCAACACAGTTTACAGCAATAGGAAGAACAGTTATAAACGCCAACTATCTCAAATGAATATTCCTTTCAAGAAGAGGAAGATTTTTGACTGCAGCTCCACTTCAAATTCTAATGGATATATAAGAAATGACAACACTTATTATTCAACCAAGAATGATATGAATCAAGGCGTTTCTTGTTCATCTGCTCGGATACGCAAAG ATCCTGGAATGTCATCCTTGGAAGGATATCATCGTTCAGCATTACGATCTAGAGATTCTCATG TGAAGCTTAGGATCAAATCATTTAGAGTGCCAGAGCTTTTTATTGAGATTCCAGAAACTGCAACCGTCGCGTCCTTGAAG AAAGCAGTGATGGAAGCGGTGACTACTCTACTTCGAGGTGGATTGCGTGTTGGCATGATTCTCAATGGAAAGAAACTTAGAGATGACAGTAAAACTTTACTTCAGACAGGAATTTCTCATGATAATGCGCTGGATGCTTTGGGCTTCACCTTGGAGCCTAATTCTTCTCAAAGCCTACCACTCACATGCGCTAAAGATTCTCTTCATGTTCCGAGTGCGGACATGCCTCTATCTTTAATAGG GCAACCTTCCAGTCCAGCTGTAGTTCGTCCGATTCAGAGGATTCAAGGTTTCTGTGACACCGAGCATCAAGTAACCAGTTTAAGTAACATCGTTGAAAGTGAACACGATTCAGCACCTTCTCCTATAAGCACAATAGGTGAAAAAAGATTGACAGATTCCAAAGAACTTGTTACTATTCCTGAAATGGATACGGAGGGACTAGCTGTGCTACCAGTAGAGCAGAAGCCAAAGCGAACTGAGATGTCACAACGTCGCCGAATTCGTAGGCCTTTTTCTGTTGCCGAAGTGGAAGCACTTGTTGAAGCAGTTGAGAGACTCGGAACTGGAAG GTGGCGTGATGTGAAACTTCGTGCTTTCGATGATGCAAAGCATAGGACATATGTGGATTTGAAG TGCAGGATAAATGGAAAACATTGGTACACACGGCAAGAATATCTCCTCAACAAAGAAGAGGAGAGCCTGTACCCCAAGAACTTTTGGATAGGGTCCTTACTGCTCATGCATATTGGTCCCAACAGCAACAAACTAAGCAACATCAACTCAAGCATCACCCTGAAACTTGCCTTCTACTTTAATATAGGGGGGTGTTAA
- the LOC123896634 gene encoding probable protein phosphatase 2C 43 yields MFQWLTNLLCACTTNTSKNTVDINEFDEDPLGWSRDLLEQQLGEFSMAAVKANDVMEDHSQLDVGKKALFVGIYDGHNGAEASNFLITNLFENLIRIIQENNNNVSENILRQVVAEMEELFMTDVEEGNQQRPELALVGSSCLFCMVWRGRLYIANVGGSRAVMGSLDPFDRFNVRQLVEDHNARNRHIKKELKKLHPNNPTIVTYNFDAWRVGGISEVSRCIGNAYLKRAPFTLTSSFRVPQLELAPSDFTRPLLSAEPAISSRVLNDVDKFIIFGSGGLWKLLSNWQAAEIVHTNPRDGIAKRILMTALQIAARRNNMSYSELSKIHETWCWRIQRNNNNMNINILMRAVARLERAFLESAGRNVFVSSGCLICFIRRGTLYAANVGDSHAVLGSLMGDIQDLSDDKGSIETTRCIGYAYLKKEININESEIPYWYSLVMTDALSTTVAPLSTTTDALSISFILRQVVISYIAIFLLGIEHFSVKLVMIIVIEFNEMKN; encoded by the exons ATGTTTCAGTGGCTTACAAATTTACTATGTGCTTGCACAACCAACACAAGCAAAAACACTGTCGACATTAATGAATTTGATGAAGATCCTTTAGGGTGGTCGCGGGACCTGCTAGAACAACAATTGGGCGAATTCTCCATGGCTGCGGTTAAGGCAAATGATGTTATGGAGGATCACAGCCAGCTTGATGTTGGCAAGAAAGCACTCTTTGTTGGAATTTATGATGGCCACAATGGTGCTGAGGCTTCCAACTTCTTGATTACTAATCTCTTTGAGAATCTAATCA GGATTATTCAggagaataataataatgtatctGAAAATATTCTGAGGCAAGTTGTCGCTGAAATGGAGGAATTGTTTATGACTGATGTTGAAGAGGGTAATCAACAACGGCCAGAGCTAGCTCTAGTAGGTTCAAGTTGTCTGTTTTGTATGGTATGGAGAGGGAGGCTATATATCGCTAACGTTGGAGGCTCTCGTGCTGTAATGGGCTCTTTGGATCCATTTGATAGATTCAATGTTAGGCAGTTGGTCGAAGATCACAATGCTCGTAACAGGCATATTAAAAAAGAACTCAAGAAGTTGCATCCAAATAATCCGACTATTGTGACATATAATTTTGATGCATGGCGTGTTGGAGGCATAAGTGAAGTAAGCAGATGTATAGGAAATGCATATTTGAAGCGGGCACCATTCACTCTAACCTCATCCTTCCGAGTCCCACAGTTGGAACTTGCACCTTCTGATTTTACCCGACCTTTGCTATCAGCAGAACCTGCAATATCTTCAAGAGTCTTAAATGACGTCGATAAATTCATTATATTTGGATCTGGTGGACTTTGGAAATTGTTGTCAAATTGGCAAGCAGCTGAAATTGTTCACACCAATCCACGAGAT GGAATCGCGAAAAGGATTTTGATGACTGCTCTACAGATTGCAGCTAGAAGAAATAATATGAGCTATAGTGAGCTTTCGAAGATTCATGAGACATGGTGTT GGCGTATTCAGCGGAATAATAacaatatgaatataaatattcTGATGCGAGCTGTTGCCCGACTTGAGAGAGCTTTTTTGGAGTCTGCTGGAAGAAATGTTTTTGTTAGTTCaggttgtttgatttgtttcataCGGAGAGGGACATTATATGCCGCCAACGTGGGAGACTCGCACGCTGTACTCGGTTCTCTGATGGGAGATATTCAAGATCTCTCTGATG ACAAAGGTTCAATCGAGACAACTAGATGTATAGGATATGCATATTTGAAGAAGGAGATCAATATCAATGAAAGCGAAATCCCATATTGGTATTCG CTAGTAATGACGGATGCTTTATCCACCACGGTAGCTCCATTATCCACCACGACGGATGCTTTATCAATCTCTTTTATCCTTCGACAAGTTGTCATAAGTTACATAGCCATCTTCTTGTTAGGTATCGAGCATTTTTCTGTAAAGCTAGTAATGATAATAGTTATTGAATTTAATGAGATGAAAAATTAG